The sequence GTACCTAGAGTCAATATCACATAAGGCATACTGTATTGAGATTTAAATACCTACATGAACACAAAATAGctttataaatgtttttaaaggatagacagtataaagtaaataataaaaagtaaaacaataaaaaacataatcAATATTAGAAtaagttaaaatatattttaaaaaacagattggTTTAAATAGTTAACTGAATTGCATGAATAACCATTGCTCCTTTGTTTTGGTACCTTTATTAATGATTTTGTGTAAATCTAAGTCGTGAAGGTTTAGTACAAAGCACTCACCGCACACGCTGATCCTCAGCTTGCCTAAGATCCTCATCTCGCCGCAGCACCTCTAGGATCATCTCCTGCTCAGCTTCAGACAGAAAGCCAACGTTGATCATGTCTGCTGGCTGGGGCTTTCTGCTTTTATCGAAGATCCTTCACTGCAGATTCACCGGCTTAGCTCTGTCGTCAATGCTTCGAGAAACTCTcctgaaaacaaatcagaaatgAAGATACTTTTCttcatttaatgaaaaaaagctTGAATCCAAACTCATTAAATACAGACTGACTTACTACTTAAAAAGCTAAGAGAAGTTAGAAGCACTTCACCCCAGAGGAGTCTGTTTTTCTATGATCTCCCATAAGCAACTAAAGCAGAGCTCTGAAGTAAAAAGAGGAACTTAGTGACTCAATGCCATGAAGTGATGAAAATACAAACAGGCAGCAACAACTGTGTAATCCTCATAAAATAGATTATAGATGACTAAGTGAAGCTTCCTCCTGTTGTCTTCTTTGCAGTAAAGCCACGATGCAGCAACTTAATGATGGGTAGTTCAAGAGTGCAGGAGTCGAAGCCGCCTTCTTTTCAGTCCATCAGTCAAAAAGCTTTCCCATGGGAGTCTATGCAACCACAAAGCTCACAGGGATTGACCCTTAGAAATGTTTCAATGTTGGGAGAGGACAGGAATTAGACTGCATGTCGTTTGGCCAAGCTTGCATTTCccaaaatgataaatgactcaTAGGAACCAGGATGCTGGAGGATTTTAAATCCCACAGAAAGCCTCTGCCCAAGTCAAAGATTGTTTTGAATGGGACAGGCAAAAACAACATGCACTTGGCTATCAAGCAGGGTTCCCACCCTCTAAGGATACATAGAGCTGGGTGGAGTTCAGCAGCTTAACCATTTGTTTAAGCCCAACATCAAGCTTGTCATCTGTCAGGTTCCCACCTTAAACTTTTTGCTCCATTTGAATTACCCCAAAGGCCACGTAAAGGGAAGGGAAATGGGCCTCTTAAGTAGCTACTTGGTGGGAGAGCTGCAATTCTAAACTCCAACTATTTTTCCTCATTGTTTAAATGCCTTGGGGCAGCTATCATAGCAAGTGTTTGATAAGACCTGCAAGACAACTTCTGCATAAAACTATACCCTCAAGGAAATGGCGCATGCGTCTGCAACAGATGACAGAGATACCAGCGAGACCAAATCTCCCTGAGCACTGAACTGAAGATAACTACAGGAGTTTCTACAAAAACGTGTTCACCTGCTAAAAAGGATATCTCAAGCTTCTGTAGATTGCGACAGCATTGCACGGATTCATGTAAACTTAATAATTCACATGTTGCGAGATAGTTATTAAACACTTACAGGTCATAAATCTGAAAAGAGGAGTCGATATGCAGGTGAACAAAATTGAGACTGGCAGTTTTAAGGTTCAACATTGACGCAAATTATCGTTACGTCCACTGCAAATTAAATCAATGTAATTCACGTTGTGTTAATGTCAGTCTGCGTTCATCTAACTGGAAAGATAAACCTTTACCGCGTAGATAAGTTTCTAATACggtaacaacaacacaaacacagctcattACAGTAAATTAAATGCACCTGTTGTTTAGAGTCGGCTTTCCCCCCGCTACACGGCTGCTGGCGTCTCCATTGAGAGTCCTGGTAGAAAAACCCGACGCCAACGCGTAAAAGCAAAAAGCCAGCTACATGCGCATTTTCTGATAATAAAATTTCCGTGTAGACACAAACTGGTTTACTCACTTCTCTTATCGGTTCCAACCATGTCCCTCTATCCTCCCACTTCTTCCTCTAGTGTAGGCTACGTCTCCAAATCTGTGGACTTTATGTGTACTCAACAGGAGTCCCGAGCACCGGAAGATAAGGAAAGTTTGCAGCAGACAGGCAGGAGCGCCTCTCCACTTTTTCCATGACAGGTGCATTTCCCCCAACTTTACCGCAGAAAGGGCTGGATGTGGAAAACTTCAcccatttaaaaagtttaattattagctctgttctttttttcccccaaaggCAGACAGATGACTTTACGGAAGAGGAATAGGGccactggaagaaaaaaaaagaaaaaaggtcaacatttcttattattattattatgagaaaaatgtcagaatcctgagaaaaattcagaattctgataaaaaaaaagtcaaaattctgagattaaagtcagaattctaagaacaaagtcagaattctgagattaaagtcagaactgagattaaagtcagaactgagattaaagtcagaattctgagattaaagatagaaattctgagaataaagtcagaattctgatttttttttctcagaatatctacatttttatttttcacttgccctaatcctcttctgtatgcCTTGTAGCTAAATTTGGACACCAGGTTGACTAGAGGGAGTTTTGGGCTTAAGTGTTTATTACTTCTGAGTAGAAAAAAAATAGGTAAATTAATTTATATGAACACATGCTGTGAATCACAAAGGCTGTTACTTGTGAGAAAATAGGCACCTCAAAAGGAAGTCAAGGCCCCACGAAAAGGCATCACTTTGGGCCCCACCACCACAGCCCAAGCCAGCAATAGTATATGATCATATTTGTTacattattttcaatattttgtttttagagAGGGTGTATAAATAAGGGAAGTCTGTGAGAAAAGGCGAACTTGAAATTAAACTGATGTTTAAGTACCTTTTTCTTAGGAAATCAGATCAAATTGAATCAGTGTACTTCTTTCAAAGGAATCAGATTACAGgataagccttggcttcagccttcaccttttttggtcagcatgtgattggctaaaatatatgtggatgtgtatgcatgttatgcatatgtatgtgtatgtaggCCTGTACATAACAACGTATGTGTAGGCCTATGTATAtgtctatatatattttcttggtTGATtaatccctcagtgattgttttgtttttgttttcatttgtgatttttacatgactcctatgttgtggagggaagtgttgactgttgatgcagaccaaaataaacctaattACATGTGATCAGAAAGTTATCCAACTCCTCTAGAGAGAGCTTGCGTAAGGACTTGTGCTGCAACTTGCAAACAGAGTAATTTTAAAATAAGTATATTTCGGAGTGGAAAAGCTACTCTCTCAGGGATGGAAATGTATTTCAGAAAGCTAAAAAGTGGATGGTCTTTTGCACATATAACATTTCTAGAAATGATATCACGTAAATTTGTACCCAAGATGCTGATTAATTGATGAATATGATAAAAGTATCAATACAACACAAATATGATCCCAGCTGGATTCCTGACTGGTGACCTTTGCTCTTAATCGCTGGTAATATCTTAAACCATTCTTCAATTGCGTGACCTGTGCTCACCTCTTTCTTGAAGGGAATTACTGGTAATTGAAAAAAATCTACTCGCTTTAGCTTGCTTTCTCCCTTTATCCTTTCTATAGTTTCCTTTTGATATCctgtttttggcttttttgaagAGAGACATCTTGCTCCAGCATCAGTCACTTGGCTCTTTTGAATGAATCCCATTGAGAGGCAGACTTAACCTTGTTGCACATAAAGTAGGAGTGGGAGGTGCCGAAGAGAGCGAATTCACCTTTTATTCAGATAcagattcaacatttttttcagacTTGTTTCACCAAATAAACTTGACTTGAGGAAATAATTcgtaaatggaaaaaaaaaagggttcaaTTTCAGGCCCACTGAGGCCCTTCAGCCCATTGGATTTCTTATTAGTTAGTCCAACTCCTCCCCCCACTACAATACTCATGCTTGATGTCAGGGCATGGGCAACACAACAGTAGAAAAATACATTGTAAAGCAAATTATCTCTGAACCTTTAAAACATATGAATATTCTCTGACTTGTATTTCATGATTAAAAGCTACAAAAAAGAGAACTCATTTGAATTATCactcaacaaaaaaataatctaaCCATTTACAGATGTGCAATATGACTCTGCAGGTAAGTGTTGCACGGACACTtaatctgttttctttgttttccacaCCATGAACAGATATAGAtagataaatgataaatgtaaaaacattcaCTGTTATCTGCTAGAGCGGCTTTGGCGCTGCTACGGATATATTTCTACTGGATGGATTAACACCATTCACCCAGAAGATATTCCCTTATTTGGGTCCATAATCTCTCACAGCTGTTATCATGGGTTCAGACCTGATGACTGTGAAGACCACATCATATGATTCACATCACTTTAATATGCATGAAAACACTCATTGAGCCCCTTGTATGGAAGATTCTGCATCTgtttatacacattttttagTGAGACTCTGCCTTTAGCCTCACACCTGTCAGTAGAGTTTGATTCATTGATTGCCATTAGGGATGTAAAGAGAGTTTTCTTGCATATGAAAATCATCAAAAAAATGTCTGCCCTAAATTTAAGTTCCACAGATTTAGTGTATTGTATATATGAAAGTACCCCAAACCTATAAATACTACTGCATCACAACAATATGGTGCCCCTACAACAAGACACCCGAAGGAGTTTTTCTTTGGAGGGGCTGTCAAGTAGCCAACAAGGTAAGACTGTCGTGGTAAACTTTTCCCCTTTCTATGTGTGATCATAAAAGCATGTGTACAATGTAGGGCAGCATCTCCGCTCAGTGAACCTGCACAGGGTAAATAAAGGTTtagaaaaacactgacataaataaTCACATAACCCAGCTGTTCTGTGTGAACATATACTTCATTTTTTCGCTATTTAATGCCAAAGTGTTCACTCAGTATTACTCTTCAGCTCAGGACGGTCTGCACTCCAAGTCCAAAACTACATGGTGAACATGAGGTGCATATGACTTCACATGTTCTATGTGTTGAATGTTTGTTCTCCATGCTGCACCAGAGATGTCCTTTAAAAGAGAGCTGATGCGGTTTGCTGTGTCATAAGCCCAGTCCTGCCACACCTCTCTGTCAGCCCTCTTCCCAGAAGCCCTCTGAGTGGCATCATTGATTTCTGGAACGGTTGCTTTGTTCGTAAACGGTGAGGTAACGTTCTGGTGAATGTGCAAAATGCCACCAGTCGCTCTCCTCAGCAGTCTGCATGCGACAGGCCAGCTGTCCTCAGAGCTCGGTATGAGACCCAGATTTACTCGGTCAGCGATGTCACACAGCTggagcttaaaaaaaagaaagatcagTTAAAAACGACAATCTAAATTTTTTCTCCTTGACTaaacatgtgtttttgtattgaaTAGGGATAGCTGGAAATTTTAGCTAAAGGCACTGCACAATAATCTCATTtactgcaatttttttttttgatctcAGATTGATTTTGTGACTCATGCTTAAGGCCAATATTTTTTGCTGATTTCTTCAGGGAAATGTTTGATATTCTGGAAATGAGATGCAGATTGGTGCCCAgtgagattttaaaaacaagaaacacgTGCCTTGCCTATTTGACAGATTACAACGTTGAGATGTCTTTAGTGTTGGAATTTTAGAATAGCAAAATAAATAGTGAATCTGTTTAAtaaatatgaaagaaaatacacaggatttaaaagttgttaataaaagcataaaagaaaaaaaaaagttgggatgATTCCATGGACACGTAACTGATCGGCGCCataaaaatttaacatttctagtAGTGAAGCGATAAGCCCCAAATCTCTAAAAGGATCTCTATTGGTTCTTTTTGGTGCTGATATACATAAAAAAGCAAGGTGGAAGCTCTCATAATTTTCATTGCAGATGAGAACTAATACTAGACTCATCAATATCAGTCAACACTTTCATCCGTTAAGCAAAGCATTCAATTAGGAGATGGCTTAAACTCCACTTGTGTATATAATGCAtgtcaaaaaaatgtaatggtAGGCACAAGGAAAATCATTACTTGTCTGTTGTCTCCTTGGTGAACAGTGCAGTGGTCTGACACCCTGTTTGACACAAGGTTTCTCTTTAAAGCTTCAACTGCGTCAGGGTTCCACTCACAGGCGTGAACATGGTGGGCCCCAGTGTGGACCAGATATGGAAGGGTGAAGTATCCAATGCCTGACACAAGACACAACTGTGATCATTTATCAATTCTGAAGAGCGCAACATTTAGACACaatacagataaaaacacagggCCAATTTTAGGCAGAGTTTACACCTAAACAGGAAGGAACTGATGGTTATCTCACCTGCATACAAATCAACCACAGTCTCCCCACTGCAGTCAAATCCTGCCACCCGGAGCTTCTCTGTAATGTTTCCAGCTGAGAACATGCATTTGGTCACATCAAACTcataactgaaaacaaaaagggaaaatattatAAGTTCAGAtagtttttgaaacatttagcGGACAACATTTGACAACAATGACGTATTTTTGTTGGATTTGAAGCTGCACTTATTCGGGAAATCATTCGACCATCTGGAAGCATATTCTATATCCTAAATATTCACTGAAAGCAGCTTCATGAGATTTATAGAAGAGTAAAACAATTCTAGAAACCAGAGTAGTGATATCAAGACTGGAGTGATTTGGAGTGTTCTTTTGGTAGGAACTCAAGAAATAAGTTCACAAAAATGTTGTCAAATGTACTTATTCATTTGCTTAAAATCTATTgagtaagaaaataaatgtctgtAACATACATCGACTGAGTTTTACCTAATCTTGTTGTCCACATGTTTGACCCAGCTATGCTCCCCCAGCAGCATTTTCACCATGGGAGACCTAAATCCATCACTAGATATATGACTCATCTTCGCTACACGCTTTGCCCCAAGTCCTTTGGCTACTGCACTCCACAGCTGATGGtctgaaaaaagtaaaatgcaatcaaaacatgtcttcactTATAATTTTGTTCCATCCTGCACACCAGTAACTGTACCTATTTTCTTCCAGCCTGGCAGGTTGAAACAGCTGTCTCCTAGTAGGACAAGGTCTCCATGCCTCTGAAAGCTACGGGGAAGGTCTGCCCTTAGCTCCTCCGACCATCTTTCACCATGGGTTTCCAAAAGCTTCTGCAGTATATTCTCCAGTTTATCACTAGTTGATCGTCCTCTCTCCTTTTTTGACTGTAGAGGAGACTGTCGACAAAAGTGGACACACAACAGGACATACATACAActgtgttaaagctgctgtgtagCACTGTTTGTGATCATTATATTTCAATTAAACTCTACTTTTTTTTACCTGACTCCAAACTATTTCACAGGCACTGTCTGAAGCCACCATATTTCTGAGGGATTGCAGGTCCAATTGTGACAGACAGGAAGGTAAAATGGGTAAAAGGACGGTTTCATCTGACTCGCTCAGAAGGCAGAAATCCAGGTCCAGAGCTCCTTTGGACTGTAGACATGTTCTGTAAAGTGAGATGTTTATCATTAATTCAGGCAATGTTTTGTGCACACTTTTTAGTTCTCATTTGTCTGTAGTTCCTATGCTAAGTACCAGCTAGAAAAACCCGTCCATGcgtttatctttagcagacaaGACTACTGTAatggtgtctttacaggactccctaaaaagtccatcagacgtcTGCAgatcatacagaatgctgctgctcgagtcctaacaaggactaaaaaagtagatcacatcattccagttcttagatccctacactggcttcctgtctgtcagataatatactttaaaatcctgctgatggtttataaagcactgaatggtttaggcccaaaatacattgctgatctgctgctactttatgaaccatctcgacctctgaggtcatcaggtactggtctgctttcagtcccgagagtcagaacgaaacatggtgaagcagcgtttagtcattatgcaccacatatctggaacacactccctgaaagctgcaggtctgctccaactctcacctcttttaaattaaagaaataagacttttttatttgccactgccttcctatcttagctcattttaacccactttaaattaaaattttaatgtaatttttaatatatttctaattttccttttcttttctgttttattatatttgacattgtaattgtgctcttttatgcttgtctgaatgtttccagtgtttttaatgttttaatggaaagcacattgagttgcccttgtgtatgaaatgcgctatacaaataaagttgccttgcctagCTAACCTAGCTTTGCAGTTTACTAACTAGGCGGTTAAATACCTGAACGTCTGAACGTGACACTGCGACACACGGAGGCAAGGCACACCGTCCATTTACAAAGAACAAGCAAGCTCCACGTAACCGTATTAAAGAGTTCAAGAGAGCTAATTCACTCTACAACAAACATTACAACAAAGCGGTACCATTGACAACATCGTTGTTTCAGTCGGACCATGATGCAGGACGGACGTTTCAAAAattcaaaactttatttaaaaaacccTGCAGTTAGATTCATGAATGGACTTTTAAGCTATCCTGTCGCTAAAGTACACGAGATTGGTCTTAATTTGACACAAAATGATAAAACTAAGATTGTTGACAACTCCGTTATCAGTAGTTTTGTTAGAGAGCGAGTGCTCTAAAATTATAGGATGGCATGAATCTGTTTGGGAGAGATTCTTGCTATTTTCgacagatggagacagagagctCAAAACACCAAAAGGTGAGTTAACAATGGGAAGTTTCAttttccaacaaaaaaaaatgaatcctTGGTCATCTGTTGTGAAGGATCGGATGCAAATTCGGTTTTGCAACAGGCCTCTGAAGGGAGAGGCTGGGAAGGATGAAAAACATAACGGTACATACTGTAAACAACAATAATTCTAAACATCAAAAAGAAGAATACAGCAAATATGAAAGGGAGATAAACAAATCTGATTGTAACAagtttaaaatagaaaattgCAACAGTGTTAAAATCAGTAAAGATGAAATGTGTAAATGGTGACAGTATAAAGATGATCTATTTCACACCATACTCTTTAGGGATAATGTTGTCCATCCATATTCTGCTTATTGggtcagaccatagactgtaaataaaaagggtcAGACATACTACTTAGAATCAAACTCTGATCTCTCCTCATGTAATATAAAGTGGCTCCTGAATTTGaacactgactttaatctgTCATGCAGTCATGATTATATTCAAACCTGACAGGCTGGTCTAAGCAGCATCTGACAGGTCATGTATTAATGATGTCCCTCTGTGTTCCAGCGGtgactctgactctctgagaCATAGCTGCTTTACCTCTGGTCTATAACTTCAGATCAGACTGAGGTGAGTGATGTTTGATTCTCTCTCTGAGTCTTAATGATGCAGCCTTCCGCTGTGTGCCTCATAAAGAGTTATCTCTTTGCCTTCCTGTTGCAACAAGCAGTCCATAATGGCTTTATGGTGGAGCTGAGCAAATACGGAACCAGGATAACATAATTTTTCATTACGTTacccaaagctgttttttttttaagctagaAGGTTTGTGAAGATGTAATTATTATAGACCATAAACAAACATGTAGGAtttctttacaaaataaaaaccttcatTTTTTCTCTATGAATTTGACTAAAACTTGTATGGCCTTAGCTTCTTACAAATGCATCATATCATAggtgtgtgagaaaaaaaaattaattgtaTGAGTGTAGCGTCCAATGAACCATGAGCACAGTGCCCAGCTAGTCAAACAGCAAAAACCGAGAACAAActgaaatttacatttaaatgtaaaatgactATTTTTGGCTTTACCTCAGTTAAATTGATTCATGGGTCTTTGGTTTTATTTTCCTTATATCTCTAATTATTTGTATCTGTCATACTGCAGATGACAGTTAATTCAGAGATGAAAACTTTAAAATTCAGAGGTGCCCATGtcattttaaacataaaaaccAGCATGTGACCGTTGTCGTTTAGTATCCGAATTGGCCCTTACATACTTGTTTACATCATAATCATATAACTGTTTGAGCTGAGATTCATAAATGatcacattcattcattcacctttaaaaaagttattaaaatatatatttttttgttttgttttattttgatgtgaaaCAATAGACTACACTACATACATCAAGCATGTACACTGCGCTGAACTTGATACACCAGATACTCAAAAGACATTCAGGAAAGTTTCATATTATATACGGTATAATAAAACAGCATAACATAATCCAGTAAATCAATAAACTATGAATAGCATGAAGCAAGAATATGCTGCACTTGGTGTGAGAAATCAGATCCCTTGCTTCAGCAATAGTTGCTTTGTGCATTATGTGAATTGTCTACTGCAAATACAAAAATCCTGCTCCTGAATACTTAACGTGTT is a genomic window of Notolabrus celidotus isolate fNotCel1 chromosome 8, fNotCel1.pri, whole genome shotgun sequence containing:
- the trmt12 gene encoding tRNA wybutosine-synthesizing protein 2 homolog isoform X2, which gives rise to MVASDSACEIVWSQSPLQSKKERGRSTSDKLENILQKLLETHGERWSEELRADLPRSFQRHGDLVLLGDSCFNLPGWKKIDHQLWSAVAKGLGAKRVAKMSHISSDGFRSPMVKMLLGEHSWVKHVDNKISYEFDVTKCMFSAGNITEKLRVAGFDCSGETVVDLYAGIGYFTLPYLVHTGAHHVHACEWNPDAVEALKRNLVSNRVSDHCTVHQGDNRQLQLCDIADRVNLGLIPSSEDSWPVACRLLRRATGGILHIHQNVTSPFTNKATVPEINDATQRASGKRADREVWQDWAYDTANRISSLLKDISGAAWRTNIQHIEHVKSYAPHVHHVVLDLECRPS
- the trmt12 gene encoding tRNA wybutosine-synthesizing protein 2 homolog isoform X1; translated protein: MDGVPCLRVSQCHVQTFRTCLQSKGALDLDFCLLSESDETVLLPILPSCLSQLDLQSLRNMVASDSACEIVWSQSPLQSKKERGRSTSDKLENILQKLLETHGERWSEELRADLPRSFQRHGDLVLLGDSCFNLPGWKKIDHQLWSAVAKGLGAKRVAKMSHISSDGFRSPMVKMLLGEHSWVKHVDNKISYEFDVTKCMFSAGNITEKLRVAGFDCSGETVVDLYAGIGYFTLPYLVHTGAHHVHACEWNPDAVEALKRNLVSNRVSDHCTVHQGDNRQLQLCDIADRVNLGLIPSSEDSWPVACRLLRRATGGILHIHQNVTSPFTNKATVPEINDATQRASGKRADREVWQDWAYDTANRISSLLKDISGAAWRTNIQHIEHVKSYAPHVHHVVLDLECRPS